Sequence from the Thermocoleostomius sinensis A174 genome:
TCAACCTGAGCTGCCGGTAGAGCCAGTGATCTGGACTAATTAGTGTATTAGTGTATTAACGTTAGGTCTCCGTAGTTTGGTTGCTTAACGGAGTGTAACTCAGTTATGGCTCGAAGGGTTCGAGCCGCTAGGCATCATGCCAATTTGTTTCAAGTTATTCGGTTTCTACCGAGTAAGGAGATTCGGATGGTTGGGTAGGCGATCGATCGTATCCCAAGGCAACAATGCTAACGATCACCAACAACACCCCTAACACCTGCCGCCATTGCAAATCTTCTTGCAGCCCCACCCAAGCAAGGACAACTGTAAAGACTGGATTACTAACTGCCACAATTGCCATGGACGCTGCACTCACTAAATGAATGCCAATGTTATAGAGCAGTTGACCTAACAGGGTCAGCACCGATGCCAGGATGCTGATGATCCAGAGCGGTTCCCATGCACCGGCTGGAACATCGATCGTGAGTAACGGCAAAAGCAGGGTAGAGAGCAGCGCCATCACAATGAAATTGATCAACGTGAAGGGTATGGGATGAATGCTGCCAAAACAACTTTGTGCCAAAAGCCCTTGTATGGAATAGGCTACACTCGCTCCTAGGGCGGCTCCTACTCCTAGCAGCACATTACCGTTCTCTCCAGAAAATCCCGGTGTCACCAAAACACTACCCAATAACACTCCCCCGGTGACAATTCCGCGCAATCGGGTTGGACGGTTGCCAAAAAACTTCCAGGCCAGTAATCCAGTAATAGCAGGGTGAATAAAGAACAGTACGGTGGCAACACCGGCTGGAATTGTGGCGATCGCTAAAAATAACAGCGCCAATGCCAAAAACAAGAAACTACTGCTGATGATTGTCCGCATTAGGAGGGGACGTTGTTGAGACTGGAACAACTTTTGCAGAGCCTCGCCTGTAGTTGGATAGAGCCGCCAAGCAAGCAACGCCATCGCTGGCAACACTAGCACCGATCGAATTTGTAAAATGAGCAATGAATGATCTGGGGTAGGAGCTAACAAACCGCCCCACACAAACTGCCCAGCAATCAAACTTTCAGAAAAAATGACTCGTAGCAACACGTTTTGAAACGCCAAGCACAAAGAGCCAAGGATAACTATCAAAAATCCGTGCATGGTTGCGTTCCTCAAACGATGGAATCGTGTTCTACGCCAATTTATTTACATTCATCAATGACTGATTGTAACAATTTCATAAGATTGAAACTGGATAAAGCTCAGAAGTATTGAATCTAGCCATAAAACCTCATACTTGATCAGACAAGCATGTTCGGCAGCAAATCATAATTAGAATCAAATGCACAATCAATACCATGTAGACTTGCATTGCCACTTTGTTGAGATTTGTCTAATCAAGGAGTCAAGCTTGAGATGTATCTTCAAACACTTCCACAAAAGCTCAATTTGCTAGCGATATTAGAAACCAATACCTGAATTGTTACCTAGTACGCTTTTCGTACCTCTAGCATCGAGAATTGCCAACCAAAAAACGATCGGGTCCTATACTCCTGATCAAAAAATAGTAGGAGAGGTAG
This genomic interval carries:
- a CDS encoding DMT family transporter, with translation MHGFLIVILGSLCLAFQNVLLRVIFSESLIAGQFVWGGLLAPTPDHSLLILQIRSVLVLPAMALLAWRLYPTTGEALQKLFQSQQRPLLMRTIISSSFLFLALALLFLAIATIPAGVATVLFFIHPAITGLLAWKFFGNRPTRLRGIVTGGVLLGSVLVTPGFSGENGNVLLGVGAALGASVAYSIQGLLAQSCFGSIHPIPFTLINFIVMALLSTLLLPLLTIDVPAGAWEPLWIISILASVLTLLGQLLYNIGIHLVSAASMAIVAVSNPVFTVVLAWVGLQEDLQWRQVLGVLLVIVSIVALGYDRSPTQPSESPYSVETE